A DNA window from Syngnathus typhle isolate RoL2023-S1 ecotype Sweden linkage group LG2, RoL_Styp_1.0, whole genome shotgun sequence contains the following coding sequences:
- the LOC133150394 gene encoding probable glutamate receptor: MKGYIAVIFSVAALSRYAFAAGTKELSITTIKQDPYAMSKGSGGELEGYCIDLIHELSHMLGFRYKLHVVKDNRYGAMDSSGNWNGMIGEIIRGEADLAVAPLTVTSVREQYVDMTTPFMQTGISFILQKDEHPFSLLAPFSTETWVGILIAFMLTGLCIFLVGRISPTEWAEPDTDQHQFTLLHSYWYIIGALTLQGAGPHPKAVSGKLVSAIWWLFAILLLACYLANFDSALHSDDERNSIKTFEDLANQDKIDFGTVENGSTMRFFKDSKIAVYRRIYQQMERKKSYVPNMEEGVRRAREGNYALIGETVSLDLDVARHCELTRSEDVISMRAYSIAARQGSPLIKNLTMAIRQLSESGELSYLRDKWWTSSCMDDDEARTSDTLRPYDLRCLFILLGLGLGVGLLFAVLELLFKARERALEQKKSCCSVLTSELTRRFGGEGEAAQQDATDKSKA; encoded by the exons ATGAAAGGCTACATAGCTGTCATCTTCAGTGTGGCAGCACTGAGTAGATATGCATTCGCTGCAG GCACCAAGGAGTTATCCATCACCACCATCAAG CAAGACCCGTACGCCATGAGCAAAGGCTCTGGAGGAGAGCTGGAGGGCTACTGCATCGACCTGATCCACGAGCTCAGCCATATGCTTGGCTTTAGATACAAATTGCATGTGGTGAAGGACAACCGCTACGGAGCCATGGACTCCAGCGGCAACTGGAATGGAATGATTGGTGAAATCATCAGAGGA GAAGCTGACCTGGCTGTGGCGCCACTGACCGTCACCTCCGTCAGAGAGCAATATGTGGACATGACAACGCCCTTCATGCAAACAGGCATCAGTTTCATTCTGCAAAAAGACGAGCACCCATTCAGCCTTCTGGCACCCTTCTCCACTGAGACGTGGGTGGGCATCCTCATTGCCTTCATGCTCACTGGGCTTTGCATATTCCTTGTGGGCAG AATCAGTCCTACTGAATGGGCCGAGCCCGACACAGACCAGCACCAATTCACTTTGCTGCACAGCTACTGGTACATCATAGGAGCGCTCACATTGCAAG GTGCTGGTCCTCATCCTAAAGCTGTGTCTGGAAAACTAGTTAGTGCTATCTGGTGGTTGTTTGCTATACTGCTGCTCGCGTGCTATTTGGCCAACTTCGACTCTGCGCTGCACTCGGACGACGAGCGTAACTCGATCAAGACTTTTGAAGACCTCGCCAACCAGGACAAAATCGACTTTGGCACAGTGGAAAATGGATCCACTATGCGTTTCTTTAAG GATTCAAAGATCGCCGTGTATCGCCGCATCTACCAGCAGATGGAGCGTAAGAAGAGCTATGTGCCAAATATGGAGGAAGGCGTTCGTCGCGCTCGGGAGGGAAACTACGCCCTCATTGGTGAAACTGTGTCCTTGGATTTGGATGTGGCTCGCCACTGTGAACTGACCCGTTCAGAAGATGTCATCTCCATGAGAGCTTATAGCATCGCTGCACGTCAGG GCTCGCCATTGATAAAAAACCTCACCATGGCCATTCGTCAGCTGAGCGAATCTGGCGAGCTGTCTTATTTACGGGACAAGTGGTGGACTAGCAGTTGCATGGATGACGACGAGGCCCGCACCTCAGACACCCTCCGACCTTACGACCTGCGGTGTCTCTTTATCCTTCTCGGTCTCGGTTTGGGTGTGGGCCTCCTTTTCGCCGTGCTCGAGCTCCTATTCAAGGCTCGCGAGCGGGCCTTGGAACAGAAG AAATCATGCTGCTCAGTACTGACCTCTGAGCTTACGCGACGCTTTGGCGGTGAAGGAGAGGCGGCACAGCAAGACGCAACGGACAAAAGTAAAGCCTGA